The following proteins are co-located in the Pyrococcus abyssi GE5 genome:
- a CDS encoding cobalamin B12-binding domain-containing protein, translated as MVERSKVRVLIAKPGLDGHDRGAKVVARALRDAGYEVIYTGIRQTPEQIVEAVIEEDVDVLGISILSGAHMVLIPKILKLLEEKGVKVNEDVLVIAGGIIPPDDAEELKKMGVAEVFGPGTPLKEIIEFIDNNVGKLKKFRNS; from the coding sequence GTGGTTGAGAGGTCGAAGGTGAGAGTTCTCATAGCCAAACCTGGACTTGATGGTCACGATAGAGGAGCTAAAGTCGTCGCAAGGGCCCTCAGAGATGCAGGTTATGAAGTTATATATACCGGCATAAGACAGACGCCGGAGCAAATAGTTGAGGCTGTTATTGAGGAGGACGTTGATGTTCTCGGAATAAGCATACTCTCAGGAGCTCATATGGTTCTTATACCCAAGATTCTCAAGCTACTCGAAGAGAAGGGAGTAAAAGTTAATGAAGACGTTCTCGTCATAGCAGGTGGGATAATACCACCAGACGACGCTGAGGAACTTAAGAAAATGGGAGTTGCCGAGGTTTTTGGTCCAGGAACACCGCTGAAGGAAATAATAGAGTTCATAGACAACAACGTTGGAAAGCTGAAAAAATTTAGAAATTCTTAG